The Candidatus Paceibacterota bacterium DNA window CCTATCAAAACCGGCAATAACCTCGCCCTCTATGTCGATCACCGGCACTTCCATCTTGCCTGTTTTTTCGATAATGAAATCGCGCGATTTAGCATCCTGGGAAACGTCTATTTCCTCAAAAGCCACATTATGTTCCTTTAAAAACTCTTTAAGGGTATAACAATAAGGGCAGATTGGAGTGGTAAAAAGTCTGACCATAAACTTAACCGCAGGTATTATCGCTGGAAGAACCTGTTCCTCCGCCAAATCCCGGGGCAGGAGATTCCTCAGAAAGAGCCTGGGAACATTCATCAGGCTGCGAATTGAAAGTCTGACAAATAATCTCCTTGAAGTTTTCCGGAGTTCTCGGACTGACATCAACCACTTTGCCGTTAATGACCACTGTCGGTGAACCGGAGACCCCGTATTGTTCGTTCAGATCAGCCTGCACGTCAAACTTGGGATAGGTACCGTTCAGCCAGGTGCTTTTATCGTTGTAAAGCGAAGTGATGCTAAACTCTTCATCTGTCTGTGAAACACAGCTATTAACCTTTTCTGTATCTATCCCAGCCTCAGAAAGACAGGCAGCAGAATCTCCAGATACGACAAAACAGCTGAGA harbors:
- a CDS encoding glutathione S-transferase N-terminal domain-containing protein → MVRLFTTPICPYCYTLKEFLKEHNVAFEEIDVSQDAKSRDFIIEKTGKMEVPVIDIEGEVIAGFDRERIVKLLKIKD